The following is a genomic window from Dermatophilaceae bacterium Soc4.6.
TCGCCGGCGTTCCTGTCCTGGTCAAGGATCTCGAAGACGTGGCCGGGCTGCCGACCCGCAAGGGCTCGCTGCTGCTGGCCGACGCTGCTCCGGCGGCGGCGGACGGTCTCGTCCCGTCGCGGCTGCGGGCGGCCGGGGCGGTCGTGGTCGGCAAGACGACGCTGCCGGAGTTCGCCACCGAGGGCTTCACCGCGAGCCTGCTGACGGGTGTCACCCGCAACCCGTGGGACCGGTCGCTGTCGCCCGGCGGGTCGAGCGGCGGGTCGGCGGCTGCGCTGTCGGCGGGCTTCGTGCCGGTCGCGACGGCGACCGACGGGGGCGGTTCCATCCGCATCCCCTCGGCGTTCTGTGGTCTGGTGGGTCTCAAGCCGACCCGCGGTGTCGTGCCCCGACGCTCGGCGCCCGACTGGATCGACCTGTCGACCGACGGGCCGATGGCCACGACGGTCGGCGACCTGCGGCTGCTCCTGTCGGTCATCGGTGGAGGCGGTGCCTCCGGTGACGCCGAGGCGTGGCCCGGGCGCGGAATCCCCTCCTACAACGGGCCGCTGGCTCCCAGACGGATCCTGGTCGCCGAGCGCACGGCTGAGGTGGGGCCGCTGCCCGACGACGTGGCGGCGGCCTTCGCGGCGGCGACCGAGGCCTTCGCGGCCCGGTGGCCCGAGGCGGAGATCGTGCACCTCGACCCCGCCGGGCTGGGGCTCGACCCGGGTGACGACTGGCTCACGCTGTGCACGGCCGAGCACGTGAGCGCACTGGGGCGGTCGTGGGTGGAGGCCGGGCTGGACCGCATGACGCCTGCTGCCCGTGGTTTCCTCCGATACGGCCTGCGGGTCGGGGTCGACGACTACCTCGCGGCGAGGCGGCGTCGCTTCAGGCTGGTCGCGGCGCTCGACGACCTGCTGGAGCGTGACGGTGTGCTGCTGACGCCGACGGTGGCGGCCGCGAGCTTCACGGCCGAGGGCCTGCTTCACCCGGGGGCCGCTTCGGGCCCGCTGCCGTCGTCGGCCTACTCGACCGAGCTGCAGAACCTCACCGGCCACCCGGCCATCAGCCTTCCTGCCGGCCAGTGCGGCGCGCTCCCCTTCGGTCTGCAGGTGACCGGCCCGCGGTACGCCGACGGCTGGCTGCTCGACCTCGCCGCGGCGTGGGAGCAGGCGCACCCGTGGGCGCGGAACGCACCGGGGTTCGACGCGTTCACGGTGGGCTGAGGTCTGGCCTGCTCCCCCCGCCCGCCTCAGCCGCCGTAGTCGGCCCACACCCGCTGCGCGACGCCGTCGACGGTCATCGTGCCCCCGTGCGGCAGGATCCACTGCGGCCTGGTGTGGCCGAAGGGGATGCCGACGCAGACGACGGCCTCGGGGTTGTAGCGGGCGATCACGCCGACGGCCGTGTCACGCTGCTCGGCCCGCAGGCGCCTGCGCTCGGCCCCGTCGGGGCGGCGCGTGTGGTCCGACACCGGCGGTCGCGCGACCAGCACGGCGTCGACGGCCGCGAGCAGCCCACGCTCACCCATCGCGCGCAGGATCCACCCGACCTCGCGCGCCGGCACGAGCTCTTCGCTGGTCTCGACGACCAGCACTCCCCCCGCGAGTGCCGACGCGGGCGCGTCGTACCGCCCGGCCGCCAGCACCCACTGCAGCACCTCGAGGCATCCGCCCCAGGTGGGCCCCGTGACCACGCGAGCCGGCCCGTGCCACGAAAACCCCTCTGTCGGCTCACGTTCGCCGCATGAGGTCAACGCCAGCGGGTCATCCCACAACACGCCGACGTCTTCGGACTCACCGGGGTCGGTGACCTCGAGCCGCTCCCCGGTGAGCAGCGCCGCCCTCAGTGACCGGGCGTGGACGTCGTCGACGCCCGGGCCGGGGCCGAGGTGCACCTGCGACGAGCCGCCGTAGAAGCTGGCGACGCCGAGCGACCACAGCCACTGGTGCAGGTTGGTGTTGTCGCTCGTGCCGAGGAAGGGCTTGGGGTCACGGCGCACGGCCTCGGGGTCGAGGTGCGGGATGACGGTGATCTGGTCCTCACCCCCGATGCTGGCGAGCACGGCGCGGATCGCAGGGTCGGCGAATGCGGAGTTCAGGTCGGTGGCACGGTCACGGGCCGATGCCCCGACCTGGCGCGTCGTGGGGTACTACACCGGCACCAGCCCGGTGACCTCCGCCAAGCGCGTCATGGCCTGCTCGTGGATGGCGGGGAAGGCGCCGGGCGCAGCGAAGGACGGTGAGAGGACCGCGATCCGGTCACCCGCCCGGGCCTTGCGCGGCTGGACGCACGGGGCTCCATCCTGCTGGTCAGCCCCTCTCGGAGACGGCGAGCGTCGTGCCGAGGCCGATCATCATGACCCCGCCCGCGAGACCCAGCCCGTCCAGACGCTGCGGGCGGCGGGCGAACCAGTCGCGGGCCCGGCTGGCTCCGACCGCCCAGACACTGTCGGAGCAGATCGCCAGCATGCCGAAGACCATTCCCAGGACGGCGATCTGCACGCCACGGTGCCCCGCGGTCGGGTTGACGAACTGCGGCAGGAACGCTGCGAAGAAGACCAGCGTCTTGGGGTTGGTCAGGCCCACGACGACCCCGGTGCGCAGTGCGTGGCCGCGCCCGACGTCCGCGGTGCGAGTCCCCGTCATGGCCAGTCGCGCATCGGCGCGGTGGCGGATGGCCTGCACGCCCAGCCAGACGACGTAGACCGCGCCGACCAGCTTGACCACCGTGAAGGCGGCGACGCTGGCGGCCGCGACCGCCCCGAGCCCGAGCCCGACCGTGAGCGCCTGCACCGTTACCCCGATCCCGTTGCCCACCACCGAGAGCAGCGCGTCGCGGCGGCCGACGGTGAGGGCCCGCCCGATGGTGAAGAGCAGGCTCGGGCCGGGCACCTGGATGAAGAGGATCGACGCGATGATGAAGGTGATCCACGAGCTGGCGGTAGGCATGCCTCGAGTATCCCCGGCGACCCACCGACCCCCGCTCCATTTCGCAGGAGGGGGTGAAGGGTCGCGATGGAGAGCGACGTTTCACCACACTGCCTGCACAGGACCTTCGTCGCGATGACGAGGGCTACAGCCTTCCCGCTCGCTCGACCCGACCCTTGATCGTCAGCAGCATCTTGCGCATCATCACCGCGTCGCCGAGCTCGAGCGGGAGCGCGACCGGCCAGGTGGGGAAGCCAGCGACGGAGGCCGAGCGGAAGCGCGTCACGAGACGCGTCGACGGTGACCCGTCGGCACCTCGTACGGCGTGCAGCTGCCACTCCCACGTCGTCTCCCCCGGGCTTCCCCAGACCATGGCCCCCGGCGCGGCCATCGAGTGCACCCGCAGGCCAAGCCTGCCGCTGGGTGTGAGGGGCACGAGGTCGCCGACGGCCAGGCCCTGCCACTGCGGCAGGATGCGGTCGGCGCTGCGGCGACCGAGGTTGTCGACCAGGTCGTAGCTGTACCAGCCCGCACGACCTGTGCCCGCCTGCACCAGCCACGGCCAGACCGCCTCGGGCGGGGCGCCGACCGTGAGGGCGCGCGTGACCGAGAGCGGTGGCCGGTCGATGAGCCCGTCCCCCGGCATCCGGGCACGGGCCTCGTCGGCGGTCGCACCCCAGGTCAGGGCCCACGGGCGCACCCAGCGGACGTAGGCCGCGCTGAGACCGGCGGTAGCCACCGCGAGGGACACCGTACGACGGGCTGGGGCTGGCACCCGCCCAGTCTCGCTGCACCGGGTGCGGGTGTCAGCGGCGGGTGGCAGGCTCCCCGACATGACGGACCTCACGGGAGCCGACCTCGACGGCGCGCGGCTGGAGCGGGTGAGCCTGCGGGGATCCACCTTCGAGCAGGTCGACCTGAGCGGGTCCTTCCTGCGCAACGTCGACCTCACGGGGGTGCGCCTGCGGGGGGCCTGGCTGGAGGACGTCGACATCGACGGCGAGGTCAGGGGTCTGCGGGTCAACGGGGTCGACGTCGGGCCGCTGGTCGAGGCAGAGCTCGACCGTCGCCACCCTGAGCGGAGGCTGCTCGGTCTGCGCGACGCGCAGGAGGTGCGCGACGCCTGGGCGGCGGTCACCGCGGCCTGGGAGCCGCTCATCGCACGGGCTCGGGCGCTGCCGCCGGCCCTGCTCGACGACCAGGTCGACACGGAGTGGTCCTTCCTGCAGACGCTGCGGCACCTCGTCTTCTGCGTGGACGCCTGGCTGCTGCGGGCGGTCGTGCTCGACCCCTCGCCCTACTCGCCGCTCGGGATCACCCACGACGAGATGGGAGACGAGACCCCAGTGCCGCTCGACCACGACGCCCACCCGAGCCTCGACGAGGTGCTGGCCGTGCGGGCGGAGCGGGTGGCGGCGATGACGGCCTATGTGGCGGCTCTCACCGACGAGCGGCTCCAGGAGACCACCGAGCCGGTGCCCGAGCCGGGCTACCCCGCGTCGGAGGCCTACCCGGTGCGTCGGTGCCTGCGGGCGGTCATCCACGAGGACCACCTGCACCGGCTCTTCGCCGAGCGCGACCTGGCCGTCCTCGAGGCGCGAGCGGCCCCGGCGCCACCGGCCTGATCCCCGGGCTGGAGGGGAGGTGCCATGCTGGCCCCGTGGACATGCGTCTGGAGCTCGTACCCCTTCGCTCGACCGACGTCGAACGCAGCAGGGCCTTCTACGTCGACCGGGTCGGCTTCGTGCTCGACCACGACGTGCAGCCCGG
Proteins encoded in this region:
- a CDS encoding LysE family translocator — its product is MPTASSWITFIIASILFIQVPGPSLLFTIGRALTVGRRDALLSVVGNGIGVTVQALTVGLGLGAVAAASVAAFTVVKLVGAVYVVWLGVQAIRHRADARLAMTGTRTADVGRGHALRTGVVVGLTNPKTLVFFAAFLPQFVNPTAGHRGVQIAVLGMVFGMLAICSDSVWAVGASRARDWFARRPQRLDGLGLAGGVMMIGLGTTLAVSERG
- a CDS encoding amidase — translated: MSGTSTDGPVVAVAAAVAKHRVSAVAAVTEALRRIETGDGGPVDSALNAVCVVCPDEALAAAEAVDRALAAGEPVGPLAGVPVLVKDLEDVAGLPTRKGSLLLADAAPAAADGLVPSRLRAAGAVVVGKTTLPEFATEGFTASLLTGVTRNPWDRSLSPGGSSGGSAAALSAGFVPVATATDGGGSIRIPSAFCGLVGLKPTRGVVPRRSAPDWIDLSTDGPMATTVGDLRLLLSVIGGGGASGDAEAWPGRGIPSYNGPLAPRRILVAERTAEVGPLPDDVAAAFAAATEAFAARWPEAEIVHLDPAGLGLDPGDDWLTLCTAEHVSALGRSWVEAGLDRMTPAARGFLRYGLRVGVDDYLAARRRRFRLVAALDDLLERDGVLLTPTVAAASFTAEGLLHPGAASGPLPSSAYSTELQNLTGHPAISLPAGQCGALPFGLQVTGPRYADGWLLDLAAAWEQAHPWARNAPGFDAFTVG
- a CDS encoding DinB family protein; protein product: MTDLTGADLDGARLERVSLRGSTFEQVDLSGSFLRNVDLTGVRLRGAWLEDVDIDGEVRGLRVNGVDVGPLVEAELDRRHPERRLLGLRDAQEVRDAWAAVTAAWEPLIARARALPPALLDDQVDTEWSFLQTLRHLVFCVDAWLLRAVVLDPSPYSPLGITHDEMGDETPVPLDHDAHPSLDEVLAVRAERVAAMTAYVAALTDERLQETTEPVPEPGYPASEAYPVRRCLRAVIHEDHLHRLFAERDLAVLEARAAPAPPA